One Epinephelus fuscoguttatus linkage group LG10, E.fuscoguttatus.final_Chr_v1 genomic window carries:
- the amotl2a gene encoding angiomotin-like 2a isoform X2 — MRTAEGSSGTVLHRLIQEQLRYGNLTDTRTLLAIQQQALRGGSSSGGGTGSPRSSLESLTQEETQYIQMSTRQEPQGQEHQGDCLHSESQVCHLYQLHGEELPTYEEAKAHSQYLISQKGQAVQEAPSMDIMGSHSEGQWDLKREHARSLSERLMQLSLDRNGLRDSLAMSSSHSYPQLYNNVANAVAADRQGAQQCVEQRGPPPDYPLFARLPGYMLSHSQEHGQYYRDPPPPFYSQHHRSAQSQVAHNSIAAASSNNSAQSDVLMRENERLRKELEVYTEKAARLQKLELEIQRISEAYETLMKGSAKRETLEKTMRNKLEAEIKRLHDFNRDLRDQLDSANKQRAAKEAECSDQKQHVFVKLLEQNEEQQREREQLERQIQHLRVSGEECQRRREMLEQALVSAQARNRQLEEELQRKRAYVEKVERLQSALAQLQAACEKRETLELRLRTRLEQELKSLRAQQSQKEAADPMASEPSSSTLQQQLREKEERILALEADITKWEQKYLEESTMRQFAMDAAATAAAQRDTTIIKHSPRHSPNNSFNEDLPLSSHRHQEMENRIRALHAQLLEKDAVIKVIQQRSRWEQGKVEKQGLRLARSVPSINTMASSTESKGKSLSDDQTGAAAAALQPQPRMGPRGPSRDSSTQSDEAPQEPEPTAEPEKLKMSEVIPAATSDSSEEPLKTFKSINSSDAEVVEILI; from the exons ATGAGAACCGCTGAAGGCTCATCTGGAACGGTCCTGCACCGTCTCATCCAAGAGCAGCTCCGCTACGGGAACCTGACCGACACTCGCACACTTCTGGCTATCCAGCAGCAGGCCCTGCGcggaggcagcagcagcggcggggGCACCGGCAGCCCTCGCTCCTCTCTGGAGAGCCTGACTCAGGAGGAGACCCAGTACATCCAGATGTCGACACGACAGGAGCCTCAAGGCCAGGAGCACCAGGGGGACTGCTTGCACTCTGAGAGCCAGGTGTGCCATCTGTACCAGCTCCATGGAGAGGAGCTGCCCACCTACGAGGAGGCAAAGGCCCACTCCCAGTACCTGATCTCCCAGAAGGGGCAGGCAGTGCAGGAAGCACCCAGCATGGACATAATGGGGAGCCACAGTGAGGGGCAGTGGGATTTGAAAAGGGAGCACGCTCGCTCACTCAGTGAGAGGCTCATGCAGCTTTCTCTGGACAGGAACGGACTAAGAGACAGTCTTGCTATGAGCTCCTCACACAGCTATCCACAGCTGTATAATAATGTTGCAAACGCCGTGGCAGCTGACAGGCAAGGGGCCCAACAGTGTGTGGAACAGCGTGGGCCACCCCCGGACTACCCTCTGTTTGCCAGACTTCCTGGATACATGCTCAGCCACTCACAGGAGCACGGACAGTACTACAGAGACCCTCCTCCCCCCTTCTACTCCCAGCATCACAG GTCTGCTCAGTCCCAGGTGGCTCACAACAGCATCGCTGCAGCCTCCAGCAATAACTCAGCTCAGAGCGACGTGTTGATGCGGGAGAATGAGCGCCTCAGGAAGGAGCTGGAGGTCTACACCGAGAAGGCCGCCAGGCTGCAGAAG TTGGAGTTGGAGATTCAAAGGATATCTGAAGCTTATGAGACTCTGATGAAAGGCTCTGCCAAGCGGGAGACTCTGGAGAAAACAATGAGGAACAAACTTGAGGCGGAGATTAAGAGGTTGCATGATTTTAACAGAGACCTGAGAG aTCAGCTTGACTCTGCTAACAAGCAGCGAGCAGCCAAGGAGGCCGAGTGTTCAGACCAGAAACAACACGTCTTTGTTAAACTGCTGGAGCAAA ATGAAGAGCAGCAGCGGGAGCGTGAACAGCTGGAGAGGCAGATACAGCACCTGCGCGTCTCCGGTGAGGAGTGCCAGCGGAGACGGGAGATGCTGGAGCAGGCTCTGGTTTCGGCACAGGCCCGCAACCGGCAGCTGGAGGAAGAACTGCAGAGGAAGAGAGCGTATGTGGAGAAGGTGGAGCGGCTGCAGAGCGCGCTGGCTCAGCTGCAGGCAGCATGCGAGAAGAGGGAGACACTCGAACTGCGACTGCGCACACGACTGGAGCAGGAACTGAAAAGCCTCAGGGCACAACAG TCTCAGAAAGAGGCAGCTGACCCCATGGCTTCAGAACCGAGCTCCTCCAcattgcagcagcagctgagggagaaggaggagcGTATTCTGGCCCTGGAGGCAGACATCACCAAGTGGGAGCAGAAGTACCTGGAGGAGAGCACCATGAGGCAGTTTGCAATGGATGCAGCTGCCACTGCTGCAGCACAGAG AGATACAACCATCATCAAACATTCACCTCGACATTCACCAAACAACAGTTTTAATGAAGACCTTCCTTTGTCGAGTCACAGACATCAGGAGATGGAGAACAG GATCCGCGCACTTCACGCTCAGCTCTTGGAGAAGGATGCTGTGATTAAAGTCATCCAGCAGCGCTCCAGGTGGGAGCAGGGCAAGGTGGAGAAACAGGGGCTTCGTCTCGCCAGATCCGTCCCCTCCATCAACACTATGgccagcagcacagagagtAAAG GAAAGAGCCTCTCAGATGACCAGacaggtgctgctgctgctgcgctgcAACCCCAACCCCGCATGGGGCCCAGGGGCCCAAGCCGAGATTCCAGCACCCAAAGTGACGAGGCCCCGCAGGAGCCTGAGCCCacagcagagcctgagaagcTAAAGATGTCTGAGGTGATACCAGCAGCTACAAGTG ACTCCTCAGAGGAACCACTCAAGACATTCAAGAGCATCAACAGCTCAGACGCAGAGGTGGTTGAAATTCTCATTTGA
- the amotl2a gene encoding angiomotin-like 2a isoform X1 produces MRTAEGSSGTVLHRLIQEQLRYGNLTDTRTLLAIQQQALRGGSSSGGGTGSPRSSLESLTQEETQYIQMSTRQEPQGQEHQGDCLHSESQVCHLYQLHGEELPTYEEAKAHSQYLISQKGQAVQEAPSMDIMGSHSEGQWDLKREHARSLSERLMQLSLDRNGLRDSLAMSSSHSYPQLYNNVANAVAADRQGAQQCVEQRGPPPDYPLFARLPGYMLSHSQEHGQYYRDPPPPFYSQHHSRSAQSQVAHNSIAAASSNNSAQSDVLMRENERLRKELEVYTEKAARLQKLELEIQRISEAYETLMKGSAKRETLEKTMRNKLEAEIKRLHDFNRDLRDQLDSANKQRAAKEAECSDQKQHVFVKLLEQNEEQQREREQLERQIQHLRVSGEECQRRREMLEQALVSAQARNRQLEEELQRKRAYVEKVERLQSALAQLQAACEKRETLELRLRTRLEQELKSLRAQQSQKEAADPMASEPSSSTLQQQLREKEERILALEADITKWEQKYLEESTMRQFAMDAAATAAAQRDTTIIKHSPRHSPNNSFNEDLPLSSHRHQEMENRIRALHAQLLEKDAVIKVIQQRSRWEQGKVEKQGLRLARSVPSINTMASSTESKGKSLSDDQTGAAAAALQPQPRMGPRGPSRDSSTQSDEAPQEPEPTAEPEKLKMSEVIPAATSDSSEEPLKTFKSINSSDAEVVEILI; encoded by the exons ATGAGAACCGCTGAAGGCTCATCTGGAACGGTCCTGCACCGTCTCATCCAAGAGCAGCTCCGCTACGGGAACCTGACCGACACTCGCACACTTCTGGCTATCCAGCAGCAGGCCCTGCGcggaggcagcagcagcggcggggGCACCGGCAGCCCTCGCTCCTCTCTGGAGAGCCTGACTCAGGAGGAGACCCAGTACATCCAGATGTCGACACGACAGGAGCCTCAAGGCCAGGAGCACCAGGGGGACTGCTTGCACTCTGAGAGCCAGGTGTGCCATCTGTACCAGCTCCATGGAGAGGAGCTGCCCACCTACGAGGAGGCAAAGGCCCACTCCCAGTACCTGATCTCCCAGAAGGGGCAGGCAGTGCAGGAAGCACCCAGCATGGACATAATGGGGAGCCACAGTGAGGGGCAGTGGGATTTGAAAAGGGAGCACGCTCGCTCACTCAGTGAGAGGCTCATGCAGCTTTCTCTGGACAGGAACGGACTAAGAGACAGTCTTGCTATGAGCTCCTCACACAGCTATCCACAGCTGTATAATAATGTTGCAAACGCCGTGGCAGCTGACAGGCAAGGGGCCCAACAGTGTGTGGAACAGCGTGGGCCACCCCCGGACTACCCTCTGTTTGCCAGACTTCCTGGATACATGCTCAGCCACTCACAGGAGCACGGACAGTACTACAGAGACCCTCCTCCCCCCTTCTACTCCCAGCATCACAG CAGGTCTGCTCAGTCCCAGGTGGCTCACAACAGCATCGCTGCAGCCTCCAGCAATAACTCAGCTCAGAGCGACGTGTTGATGCGGGAGAATGAGCGCCTCAGGAAGGAGCTGGAGGTCTACACCGAGAAGGCCGCCAGGCTGCAGAAG TTGGAGTTGGAGATTCAAAGGATATCTGAAGCTTATGAGACTCTGATGAAAGGCTCTGCCAAGCGGGAGACTCTGGAGAAAACAATGAGGAACAAACTTGAGGCGGAGATTAAGAGGTTGCATGATTTTAACAGAGACCTGAGAG aTCAGCTTGACTCTGCTAACAAGCAGCGAGCAGCCAAGGAGGCCGAGTGTTCAGACCAGAAACAACACGTCTTTGTTAAACTGCTGGAGCAAA ATGAAGAGCAGCAGCGGGAGCGTGAACAGCTGGAGAGGCAGATACAGCACCTGCGCGTCTCCGGTGAGGAGTGCCAGCGGAGACGGGAGATGCTGGAGCAGGCTCTGGTTTCGGCACAGGCCCGCAACCGGCAGCTGGAGGAAGAACTGCAGAGGAAGAGAGCGTATGTGGAGAAGGTGGAGCGGCTGCAGAGCGCGCTGGCTCAGCTGCAGGCAGCATGCGAGAAGAGGGAGACACTCGAACTGCGACTGCGCACACGACTGGAGCAGGAACTGAAAAGCCTCAGGGCACAACAG TCTCAGAAAGAGGCAGCTGACCCCATGGCTTCAGAACCGAGCTCCTCCAcattgcagcagcagctgagggagaaggaggagcGTATTCTGGCCCTGGAGGCAGACATCACCAAGTGGGAGCAGAAGTACCTGGAGGAGAGCACCATGAGGCAGTTTGCAATGGATGCAGCTGCCACTGCTGCAGCACAGAG AGATACAACCATCATCAAACATTCACCTCGACATTCACCAAACAACAGTTTTAATGAAGACCTTCCTTTGTCGAGTCACAGACATCAGGAGATGGAGAACAG GATCCGCGCACTTCACGCTCAGCTCTTGGAGAAGGATGCTGTGATTAAAGTCATCCAGCAGCGCTCCAGGTGGGAGCAGGGCAAGGTGGAGAAACAGGGGCTTCGTCTCGCCAGATCCGTCCCCTCCATCAACACTATGgccagcagcacagagagtAAAG GAAAGAGCCTCTCAGATGACCAGacaggtgctgctgctgctgcgctgcAACCCCAACCCCGCATGGGGCCCAGGGGCCCAAGCCGAGATTCCAGCACCCAAAGTGACGAGGCCCCGCAGGAGCCTGAGCCCacagcagagcctgagaagcTAAAGATGTCTGAGGTGATACCAGCAGCTACAAGTG ACTCCTCAGAGGAACCACTCAAGACATTCAAGAGCATCAACAGCTCAGACGCAGAGGTGGTTGAAATTCTCATTTGA